The nucleotide sequence TCAAAATGGTACGAGTAAAAAGAgggtttaagtttttttttttttttgcatgtctGGATAATCCGGTCAAATCAGAGGGGCTTTGAAAAGCGCGGGAGTTGGAAGAGAACTACCATGTTAAATTCTGCACGGATAATTCTGTGGTGACCTGACTGGATAGACTGTGGTACCATATTTGGTTTTTGTATTGAGTCTAACTCATCCCAAAACCAGCTTATAAGTAGTACAGTGTCACTcttaataaactattttttcagaGCTTATCACTTTTTAACACTGGACTTTGTTTTTTCTCCGTAGTATGGATTATTAAGTCTTTCTTGGGTTTAGTCTAAGAGCTGAACTTCTGCTGCTTTATAAACTGATGGTGAATTATTGTGACAGAGACCAGCGATGACCCAGGGTTCAGTTGATATCTATGCTGCACAATGCAAACTTTGCATGAAATGGAGAGTGATTGATACGCAGGAGGAGTTTGAAGAGATTCGTCATAAGATCATCCGAGACCCTTTTGATTGTAGCAAAAAGGCTAATCGTAGCTGTGATGATCCTGCTGATATCGAATATGATTCTTCTCGGACATGGGTCATTGACAAGCCTAACATTCCAAAGACTCCACAAGGTTTCAAGAAAATCTTGGTGCTTAGAAAGGATTACTCTAAATTGGATTCTTACTACATCACACCTACAGGTAAAAAACTGAGAACCCGCAATGAGATAGCAGCATATCTTAAAGACCATCCACAACCCAGTGGTGTATCTGCTGcggattttgatttttcatccccaaAGATTATGCAAGACACCATCCCAGAATTTATTGAGCAACAGAAGGATTCTGCAAACAAAAAAGCTAAGATAGctaaagatgaagtttgaggaATGTTATCACAAGGTTGCTGcatgctgttgttgttgatgctaaTTATGGTTGGTTTGTCTGTAATATATTATTTCTAGATATTGTGTTAGGGAACACCAATTCAGTGGTAttgaaacaaatttaattttagttctGGTGTTCCATTGTAACCTAAACAGATATTTGCAGGCTCTATATGTTGACTGATCAGAAcacccaaaatatattttctattcttCTATGCAACTCAATCAATTTGCGTCACACCACAAcagtcttctttttcttctatattGAATTGCTAATGAATATATGAGAATATTCTCTGACGTGTTTATGAAATACATGTTGTACCCtgtctttataaaaaaatacaagttgtattttttataaaaaaaaattattttatagttATGTGGTGATAAATGTTAgaaatactataaaaaaaaagcagcaaataaaataacattgttttttatttaactgCATTAGTTATTCAAACATGTTTGGCAACCTCTTCTAAAAAATACATGTTTGgcaacatcaattttttttgtgctcttaaaagaaaaactagTTTACTATTTTTATTACGAAAGTGAAAATAGGTTGGTTTGTGGGACAATTTGTTAAAGGTTAATAGGAGGTATGAAAGTTGAAAGCGTATCGAACAACTTTGAATATTATTGCGGATAATTAAAATGACTTTCATCCTTATGCAATCCTGTTCTCTGTTGTTAAGAagctctcttctctttcttggGTGATCTTCTTTAATCATACTCTAAGAGAAGACAATGAATGTGCTAATTGGTTGACCTAGTTTGATGCCAACAATGTTGGTTCCTTGATGATATGGATGTCTCATCCCCTTTAGCAAAATACCACTCTGCTTGCTTGCAGATATCTTTGAGGTATTTGGACAACAGATTGCTTGgtcattttattttctccttgataaaaaaaaaagaattcgactgtgacaattaaaataaagaaagttgTAAACATTGGCGTTAATTAATTTACCAATATACATTGTCTAATtctaattatgaaaataaaagtaaaattattgAAAACTAAAGATCAATACGTACTTTCAAGACTTACTTAATCAAACTTTTGTaggaaattttttgaaaaagaacaTGAAAAGTCATTATTATGAACATTAACAGAGAAGTTCATTTGCAACTTCAACAACTGGCATAAATTTAAAGATTCTGCATGaaagtttgtttttgtttcttgacTGAGAATGAATTTTCGTTAATTTTTCATGACTTAAAGTTGTTATTTAATGCATACATTATAATTTacatttggattttttttcccgAAAGAGGAGGGAAAATACTGTTATTTATTAAGTGTATGGGAGAAGCACTATGCCATAAATTTTCCTAGATGAAGACTTCCCTTTGAAATTACAAATCTAGGCAGTCATGCTAACACAGATCCtaattttgggttgaattaatCTAGCTGTTTTGTGATTGAAAGGTGTGATAAATGGTAAGAGAAAATCACACTTCCTGGTTACCAACTATACATATTTGCTCGATTGCTTGATTACAACTATGGTACTGACTACATTTTACATTGTATACATGATTTTCCCAAAAAATTAGTAATTACTACAAACTTTCTGTCATGCATGTATAATTACACAATCATGAATCACGATACTGCCCCTGCCAGAGAAATGATTCATCATAATCCATATTGAACACTGCACCGAACATGTTGCAAAGCTGGTATAAACTTCTTATGCGGTCATCCACCAGCATCGTACTGCCCCGAGCTCTGACCTCGTTCTATATGCGTGGCACTCAAACCATATGTGGGCATTAAAAGCCAAGTAACATTTATGACCAGAAGATTGAGTACTCAACCCCTAACGTTTTAATCAGGTTTGGTGTATTCAAGAAGCATGTGCGGGGACCGATAGATCTTCACTAGTGTCCAGTAAAGGACCTCTTCAACTCCAAGTTCACCCTCAGCTCTTGCATTATATATATCCTCGCAAATGGCTATCAACCTACATTAGAAGCATGTAACAAGAAGTAATGTAAGTTACCACAGGATGTATCTTAAATAAGCTTCACAACATCACAGTAGAGTGACGCATGTTCAGGAGCACCATTAtcaatcatttaattaattgatttgagaAATTCTCAAGGGAGTTATTGTTTGTATTCGTTCATTTGCATGGCTTTTTCTGGAAAGAAAGCTATTATACCTATCACAGGAAGGTAGGTTCTCGTAGGGAATTCTCATCCTTAAGTCAGAGCACTGGAGTCTGATGAAGCGCCCAACAGCCAGAACAAAGGTTATGTAAAGCCCCCAGATGCTGAACTTGCTGAGTGTGTCACCAAGAATACCCTCTGAAGCAATATGACAATATTAGAAACACTATGCGAAGTATTATTATGcaatataattaaaatgacatttttcgtGGGCTTTGCCctctcttgtaccaaaaaaaaaagacatttttcGGAGAAAAAATGACATGGCCAACTTACGTGGTGGTGTTTCCTCAGATATTATGATTGCCATAGGTCCTGTCAAACCTCCACAAAATCTACTTAAATTTGATGGATTAATATCTTTAAAGGCCCACCACTCAAGCTGCTCACGATTTATAACTAGATCAGCACTAACAGCAGAATCCtgaaaaattgaattcaaaattttcaatagcAATTTAGGAACAATAAAAGGCAAATATAACAGTAGTAATATGAAAAACGAACATCATCTATTACCTCCTCCAAAGGCCTAACGTCACCTGAACCAGTGACACGGAAGTATCTTGGATAAACATTATAAATCCTAAAGCTGTTCATCGAGCCATTAAGAACTTTTTGAACATCAGATTGTGTTGGAAGATATAGAGAATCAATAGGCTTTTCAAATTTCACAACTTCTTTCCCTTTTGGCCTGTCCCTTGAAAGTATCCAGGTGAAAAAAATTTCCATGTCGGAATACCATTCAAGGGACTGAATCAGTCTAGTCTGAACAACGTGTGGAACAAGCCATAATGTACTAGCATCAGCTTGACAGCATATCAACTGGATATCATTCTTATTATATGCATTCAAATAGCCATTGGGATCAGCATTGACATCCGAATCGAGTGAATCCCACTGGATTCTTTCACACAGAGTAGTTTGGTACAAATTCAACCTTCCACCCTCTGTCTTGATATCAACCTGAAAGCTAGCATCTTTAATGGGGTTTGCAATGTTTGTTGGGTTACCACTGCTATACATctgaaaggaaaaataataaaatatatacttcaGTAAACATGTTATATGCTATTGTGGTGACTAGGAAATTGCAATGGTCAAGTATGTGAACAATTGAAGGGCATAAATACATTCAACTTCGGGGGGTAGCTAAACTAGTTTGAGCTGGGGGAAAAGGAGTTGGAGGTCCTGGGTTCAAACCAGGGCAAGGAgtaaaatattaatctaacaaactATGAAATGTCTATTTAAGTTTTATCAAATCCTACAGATGCACCCCCTTGCACACATACACAAGACATGGATTGGGAGGGAAAGGGCAAATGACTAGAAATACCATATAGCTGATTAAGAGTAGGCCCTGGAATTCAaagataacaaatatatatgttttgaaaatatgCATTCATGACCGAATGCTGTTGTAACAACAGAGGAAAATTTACGTTACAAAAGTTAGATTTGTGGTAAATTAGTTGCAGAAAGCCAGAGATATCAGTCGAAATCGACCTAACTTGATAATCCCTCAAGTATCATATCATAGGGTTTTAACACAAATTCAAGGTCCATTAGGACGTTACAACTCTGATATTAAATTGAACACACTGTTTTAATGATACTAAAAGTATAGCAAAATTTGGGTGCGTTCTAATAAATTACCTAATAAAAGTAGTAAAACTAAAATGATAAATGACATGCCATTAAGTTATTAAATGTGTGGGTTTATATGCTAACAAATCTACAAAGCAGAAGTGCTAGAACTTTAAAAAATCTAGTAAATGAAATCAACAGTTTTTGTCATTTTCTTACCAGCATTGGAGCCCATATAACGcaaattaatacaaaaaacaGGCAAATCCCGTTGCAGCATTTGGTCATTTTCGTTTGCTTCTCCCCCTGTCTGTGTGTAGCTCTATTCAAGACTGAATCACATTTGACAAGGTACAAACTTGCATTTATGTCCTCAAGCTatcaaaatggggaaaaaatATGCAGGTGTTAGTTACATATTAAGCAGAATTCAGAAGTAGAAAGAAAAACCAGCACAACATGAAAAGCAAGCTCTTCCAAATGAATTTTCACAGGTGGTTACTTGATAAGCTGTGATCTGAAGTGTGCTGCTAACaccaaaaatcaaatctttaaGATGCCCACTAATATCTCCGACAACACATTCAACAGCAGGAAAAACAAACAAGTCCCAAAGTCCTATCTAATGATATGTTGTTGTAGGCACTAATGGTAGAATGACATAAGGTGCATTTGGTAAacgctatgaagcacggactcGGACACGGACACgggacacgacacggacacggCTAATCTAAAAAAACCTAGGACACGGACACGGCTATATATACTTTAcatgttaataaaataaaaaatttatgatcACAATTTAACTCTAAAATGAAAAGCAAACTTTATGTTTATTTAAACTCAACACTTTGTGTAACACAATGATGAAATCAAGTTCAACTCACCCCACATTGAGAAAATACCCaactaaaaaatacataaagttggacatatattataaaaatgttactgctttttttttttttttgaaggaaaaaatgttACCACTATAAACGTGTGGTGTGGTGGTCCTATGATATAagttcatattattattatataactTCATCAAGGAAAAGGACAAAACGTGTGGTGATAAAAGTTCAtagtattatattatatgaattcAGAAAGGACAAAGTCACAAAatgtgtggtggtggtggtcaTGTTTTTGGACAAAACACGAAGCAGCAAAGCAGAGGAACAGAAACGGCGACGGCGATTACAATAAAAGCCATGAAATTAGAACCAAGAAGAAGGGAAGGAAGCAGACGGCGGCACCGGAAAAGGTGTGGTGGTGGAAAAGGGAGCAGCGAAAACACTAGCTTTCTCTACTGATTCTCTAATTCtcattcttttcttctttttttctgtGATTGGCCGTGTCGGTTTACACCAGAGCAGTGTCGGATCCGTGTCCgaccaatttttgtttttgtttttgttggataCGGCAATATCCGCGTCTGACGCGAATCGTACGTGTGTCGTACGCGCGTCCGTGTCGGAACCGCATCAGAGACGGTGACACGGCGGATCTCTGCCGCGTCTGTGCATCAGAGGGTAAACGTCTTAATTCAGTGCTACTTATTGAATAAACACTCAACATACAAGTTCTTATGTATAAACCATTTCTATAATCAAAGAGAAAGTGtggtcaaattgttttcatataagatgTAAGCAATTCTTATAAGCTATCACAGCGATCTTTATTAAAATAAGCCAAATACAGTTTATAGACAggtcataagctattttcataggCTCTCAACTCACCACCCACACGTTTGATTATGCTAgtagataaattcaaataagttaTTCATACGCCAAATAATAACACAGACTATACTCAACTAAATACTTCCATTTACATTCTAAAGACAAATTTTGGCcaaccatttttaaaatttcccTCCTTCAATTTGAAATAGGTGGGTTCTGCCAAACACATATTTAAGTTACGAACCTTCGTAAGAAAGTCTACACTGATTTATCGAAGTATAGGTTACAAAGCAAACTGGCAATCAACTATCATTTCAAAGCTAGAGGTTCAAATACATACGGGAGACAAATTTGACCCCAAAACCAACATAAGGAACAAGATAAAGACATTAAATACCAGGAATAATAGAACAAATATATACTAAAACAGCTTTTCTAACATTTCCGTATTAAAATCATTATGAATTGCAAGGAATAACATGAAAATTTATGTTCTGCATATTCAGTCTAAAACCATGTCTAGGTTGTTACACTTAACATCctttaaaattaatatactTCAGAAATGAATTTTGATACtataaatcaattatttaaGTATAGCTCACAGCAACAAGGTAGCACAAAAGATGTATCAGTGAATATGGCAGTTTATCAAAGTTGTTTCTGAAAAAGAGTGTCGAATGATGGAAATTATACTTTTTGGAATAAATAAAACGATTTAAGCAAGCaatgctattaacatatataCCTTTAGCCAGTCATACATGGTGAGAGATGTAGTTGTGCAGGACCAGTCAAGTACGCATCGTAATTCATAAAGGAATGGCAGAGCACGATAAAGTCTATATCCTAAGTAGTTGATTCGTGAAACTTCACTTGTCAAAAACTGCCGATACAATGTGCTCTTGTTAGGAATGCCATATCGGATTTGTACAGCCTGCAATCCTAGAGAAATTGCTTTAGCAAGAAATATGGCACGGAGAGCTAACTGAGCTGCATGTTGTCGAGATGGATCCAATTGCCAATCATACTCTGTAACTGAATATGTGAAGAGAATGAAGTTGAAAATATAGAATATCACTTTCCCCGTGGCAAATGAGCAGAGGTATATTATACGATCAAGTACAATCAAGAAGAAGATGGCCTGAGTAGAAGAAGTAAATTCTGTTAGGAGCCTATATGACATGACACCTCTAGCTGATTAAATAAATGCAAAATGCAATAAATCGTCCAGTCATTCCAACACTGCATTAATCAAAGAGAGACTGAACCAAATGTTTCTTAAGCATGCCAGTTAAgcaagaaattataaaaaaaggaaaacagtCTAAATTTTCCTttctatttgaaaaacaaaaagaaccataaaaataaacaGAACCATTTCAAAGGTTCTATATAAATTTCCAGCATAACGAATGCCATGAACTGACAATGCCAAAAGCTTAAGCCGCCATGAATTTTATTATTACATCTCTACCATGCTCCGTTGTGCAAGAACCATTTCAGGCGTGAAGCACGAGAAATGAACATGCCCACCTACCTTGGTCTGAAATTCAACTTTTATTGGCACAATTAGGGCTCAAGGTTCCATCCCTTAATCACATTGTATTGATAGAGTTCTGGAGGGAAGGAAAAAACTAAAAGGAGTGGTGTAGATTCAATGGGGAGGTGTTGTAGAAAGGGGAGGGTATTTGGAGacaaaaatcttaaaacaaGGGGGAAGGGTGGTGTGTTTAGTAAAAAAGTAGCgtcacatttatttttttaaatgatgggCCTAGCCCAAGACTATAAGCCAATTAGACTGTAATAATTCCGAATAGAAGGTGGCCCCTATTCTCTTTCTTAAGCAGCTTGTTGCATTAGTTGTgttctatgaagcacagacacgaCATAGAAACCGACACGTCAACAccgataaaattttgagaaaatgacttcattcaatgtaatcacatgtgtcagtgtcgtgttggTCTCGAACACCGGGACGCACCTTCAATCACAAGTGTCGTTTAACAAATTCTACAGAAGCACTTTAGCTGAAAATGAGTAAGAGGGTGAAGAGGAGGCACTGCACCGGTAATGAGAATACTATCAGATGCCTAATTTCAACCTTGAGTACAAGGTTGGATTCGAGGGGGTGGTATTGTTAGGATAGAAAATAAGGAAAAGCTAGTTAGTGACAATTAGAGAAGTTACTTGGTTAGTGAGACAATTAGTATACATAGCAAAATGGAAGATGCATGGGGAGTGGGGGCATTTGGATCTGCAAACATCTAGTGAGTAGAGTAAAACGCTGTTGTTGAAGGGTAAACCTTCAGAGGAGAGCCTTCTCTCCTATTCTTTCTCATTCTTTCAATACATGAATACTACAAGGAGATGTCATCCCCATCAAGTTCTTGAGAAACAGCAAAGAGCATCCCAAAGGGGGAACATGCACAATATGAAGACCAAAATGTTCTTTCTTTTCAGTTAAATTTTGGTTTCTAACATGGTACTAGTTAAACTATTTTTAGTTTAATAGTGCAACTGTGGTCAACAAACTTTTCCAGGCCTGTCAAAAGAACAAAAGGAtaatgaataaagaaaaattgaagactTACCATCAAAATAAAGACATATTCTTTTGGAAACTGGTCTTCAAGCTGGTACACTTCAAGGAactcacttttgttttttatgacaGACTGGTAGAAGATGGCAACAAGAAAGAATACAGTCAGATCTGCACAAAATACGTAGGCATACAGATCAACTTCTCTTTTGCCTCCACCAATTACAGAAAGAATACGGTAAGGGAATCCCACTTCTTCTACAAAACCTGCACGCTGAGCTTTGAGGATTTCCTTGGCAACATCAGCTGCTGGAGTTAAAGATTTATTCCATTCTGCTGAAGAACAATCAGTTAAAGGTGAGGCATACACAATCTCGAAGACCGCTAAGACAACACTGGAATTCTCTTTACTTCTTTCAATGCTTTGAATGTTAACCTTACTAGCAAAGGAGCAAATATTTGGGTTCTTTTCCTTGCACTTATCATTGTGGATAACTCTGAGCAACTTATTAATTCCAGACTCAATCCTCTCTGGTTGAATCCCATCCTCTGGCCAGAAGTCGACATCCATAGACACCTGAACAAAATAAGGAGGCGATTCTGCTCCCTGTGTGAGTGATTTCCAGTACCTAAAAGAGTTTCTCACTACCAGTTTCACCATGTTAGTCAACTGAGTTAGCACATCCCATGCTTTCTCTCGCCAGCTATAGCTAGTGGGATTATCTTTTGTGTGGAGATCATTCCTCTTAAATTTGAAGTCGGTAGAAGACATCCATTCACCATCTTTGGGCGTTATGGAACTTTGAATGAGGGTAAATAAATAGACAAGAAAAAGAGGTAATGAACTGACAACAAATGAAGATGTGACCTTGTGTGTTGGAAAGCCTAATTCTCTCAACAGGCTAGGATCAATACTCAACCCACAGTGCTGGATGATGATTTGGTACAGATACTGAAGTAAAATGTAAACTTCTGTATAGATCAAGATGATAACCCAGAAGATGTAACTTGGGCCTGTATTAACCCATAAAGCATACAAATAGAGAGCGCCAAGATACACCATTGATAGCAAACTGAAGTTCCATAAGAACACAAGAACAAAGCAAAAGTAACATACTACATCATTGTTGGAACGCATCTGGTACCATATATAACGAAAGATCCTTCCTAACTGCAGACTTGCAGGATCAGAACTCTTATCAGACTGCAAAGATGAAGTTCGATCCAAATATATATGCTGAGGTTTCTGACTTTCCATCTCGTCATTTATCTGATCCTCTGCATTTGTATGTTCATTTGAATCAGAATCTTCTTGTGAAATATTCAGAAAGCTCACTAAGTTATTAACTGCCTGATTTCCAATGGACTGCACCTGGGAAACACCATCACCTATTAATTGTACAGCAGATTTCAACGCGTTTTCTTTTGCTTGCCCTTtaactttttcctttttctctgaATCGCAAGAAAAAGCATCGATGTCTATTTCAGTAATTTCACAAAGAGGAGAATCAACTGAATGCTTTGCGTACTCCTCTGTTAATGGAGTTTCCACGTCCATAGAAGCAGATGATTCGCGTGATTCAGTGGGGAAAACAGCATCCTCTCTTATTGTGTGATCTAATCTCCCCAAAAGCTGGTCTTCTTTATCAGGGATTCCAATGTCATTATTTGGTATAAGAGAAGCGCCCCTCCTCCTTCTTAAACCCTCAGCGCTATGAGAAAATCCATCAATGCAATTAGTGGATGTGTTCATGCTATGGAGCTGTATTTGCAGGTTCAGCATTTCGGATTTCATCTTCTCCACTTGCATATTACGTTGTCGTTTTTTCTCCTCACTTTCACGAATTTGTTGTAATTGTGCGGTTTTCCATGCAGCCTTTTTCTCTTGCTCACGCACAATTGCACCAATTTGCTCTGCTTCCAGGTAGCGGCACACATAATCAAACTCTTGAGAGGAAAACATATACGACTGAAGTGATACCAGCACAAAAATGATAATCTCTACAATTGCAGATCTTGCAGTAATCCGAAAACCATAATCATATTTATAGAAACCAATCATCTCAAAGATGGAATTTGCTGTGTCACACTTTCCAGCACTTGGCCCCCCAACAAAAGGAGACTGGTAAGCAAGAGAAAGtataataacaacaaaattgtATACACGCAAGAACTTGAAtattttgttcttcttcttcagtaTTTCAAGTCTCATGCGAAAGAATACCAGAGCAAAGGCAAGATATCCAAGATGCAGAATATCATACTCAAGTGTTCCGGTCACCAGTATTAATATGAGCACAAGATCTAACAGATGGCAATAGCAGTAAAGCCTTAAATAATCAAGAAAGGTCCACATGCTTTTAGTTTCAAAAGAGAGATCTCTCCAAACAAATGTGTTCCTACGCTGAGACATAATCTGACGATATGTTGACGATCCTGAAAAGCTAGAGAGGCGATCAGCGCGAAGTTTGAAGCAAGCCAGCATGAATACCACAAAGTAGCTGATCAACATCCGGGGATCATCCACAGCAAGTCCTACATCAGAAAAGGCAGTGAAACAATCAGGACAATGAAGGCTTCAATGTACAAAGTTATATACTC is from Medicago truncatula cultivar Jemalong A17 chromosome 1, MtrunA17r5.0-ANR, whole genome shotgun sequence and encodes:
- the LOC11413915 gene encoding methyl-CpG-binding domain-containing protein 4 isoform X1 yields the protein MSASKTPSSSSKRPAMTQGSVDIYAAQCKLCMKWRVIDTQEEFEEIRHKIIRDPFDCSKKANRSCDDPADIEYDSSRTWVIDKPNIPKTPQGFKKILVLRKDYSKLDSYYITPTGKKLRTRNEIAAYLKDHPQPSGVSAADFDFSSPKIMQDTIPEFIEQQKDSANKKAKIAKDEV
- the LOC11413915 gene encoding methyl-CpG-binding domain-containing protein 4 isoform X2 — protein: MTQGSVDIYAAQCKLCMKWRVIDTQEEFEEIRHKIIRDPFDCSKKANRSCDDPADIEYDSSRTWVIDKPNIPKTPQGFKKILVLRKDYSKLDSYYITPTGKKLRTRNEIAAYLKDHPQPSGVSAADFDFSSPKIMQDTIPEFIEQQKDSANKKAKIAKDEV